In Lycium ferocissimum isolate CSIRO_LF1 chromosome 11, AGI_CSIRO_Lferr_CH_V1, whole genome shotgun sequence, a single genomic region encodes these proteins:
- the LOC132038653 gene encoding LOW QUALITY PROTEIN: 3-hydroxy-3-methylglutaryl-coenzyme A reductase 3-like (The sequence of the model RefSeq protein was modified relative to this genomic sequence to represent the inferred CDS: deleted 2 bases in 1 codon) produces MNTIHRRPLKPNNINSGHISPENQDSQNTLKSDALPLPLYITNGLFFTIFFSVMYFLLHRWREKIRNGVPLHVLNFSELVAMVSLIASVIYLFGFFGIGFVQSKDVEDENSEEFIECPQPVRRNVPMKSAHVAGNQEEFIECPPTVRRNVPMKSVHVDEKIAKVIPPVVLGDDEIEEIVKLVVEGKIASYSLESKLGDCKRAAFIRKEALQRITGKSLEGLPLEGFDYESILGQCCEMPIGYIQIPVGIAGPLLLDGREYSVPMATTEGCLVASTNRGCKAIYASGGATSVLFRDGMTRAPVVRFGSAKRAAELKFFVEDPMNFETLSIVFNKSSRFARLQNIQCAIAGKNLYMRFSCSTGDAMGMNMVSKGVQNVLDFLQNEYPDMDIIGISGNYCSDKKPAAVNWIEGRGKSVVCEAIIKEEVVKKVLKTEVAALVELNMLKNLTGSAMAGALGGFNAHASNIVSAVYIATGQDPAQNIESSHCITMMEAVNDGKDLHISVTMPSIEVGTVGGGTQLASQSACLNLLGVKGANREAPGSNARLLATIVAGSVLAGELSLMSAISAGQLVKSHMKYNRSSKDVTKESS; encoded by the exons ATGAACACCATTCACCGGCGACCCTTAAAACCCAACAACATTAACTCCGGCCACATTTCGCCGGAAAATCAAGATTCC CAAAACACCTTAAAATCAGATGCACTTCCATTACCATTATATATAACAAACGGGTTATTCTTCACTATTTTTTTCTCAGTTATGTATTTTCTTCTACACAGATGGCGTGAAAAAATACGTAACGGAGTTCCACTCCACGTGTTGAATTTTTCAGAATTAGTTGCTATGGTTTCATTGATCGCttcggttatttatttatttgggttTTTCGGTATTGGCTTTGTTCAATCTAAGGATGTTGAAGATGAAAATTCGGAAGAATTTATTGAATGCCCACAACCTGTTCGACGAAATGTCCCAATGAAATCTGCACACGTGGCAGGAAATCAAGAAGAATTTATTGAATGCCCACCAACTGTTCGACGAAATGTCCCAATGAAATCTGTACACGTGGATGAAAAAATTGCGAAGGTGATTCCGCCAGTAGTGTTAGGGGATGATGAGATTGAGGAGATTGTAAAATTGGTGGTGGAAGGGAAAATAGCGTCTTATTCATTGGAATCTAAGTTGGGTGATTGTAAAAGAGCTGCTTTTATTCGTAAAGAGGCGTTACAGAGGATTACAG GGAAGTCACTAGAAGGGCTACCATTAGAGGGATTTGATTATGAATCAATTCTCGGACAGTGTTGTGAGATGCCAATTGGTTATATTCAAATACCGGTAGGAATAGCAGGACCATTATTGCTTGACGGAAGAGAATATTCAGTGCCAATGGCAACTACAGAAGGATGTTTAGTTGCTAGCACTAACAGGGGTTGCAAAGCCATTTATGCTTCCGGTGGGGCCACAAGTGTTTTGTTCAGAGATGGAATGACTAGAGCTCCGGTAGTAAGGTTTGGCAGCGCTAAGAGAGCTGCAGAGTTGAAGTTCTTCGTTGAGGATccaatgaattttgagactctCTCTATTGTTTTCAACAA ATCAAGCAGATTTGCCAGATTACAGAACATTCAATGTGCAATAGCTGGAAAGAATCTATACATGAGGTTTAGCTGTAGCACTGGTGATGCAATGGGAATGAACATGGTCTCCAAAGGTGTACAAAACGTTCTTGATTTCCTACAGAATGAGTATCCTGACATGGACATCATTGGCATATCTG GGAACTATTGCTCGGATAAGAAACCAGCAGCAGTTAATTGGATTGAAGGAAGAGGAAAGTCAGTAGTTTGTGAGGCAATCATCAAGGAAGAGGTGGTGAAGAAAGTTTTGAAAACTGAAGTTGCTGCTCTAGTCGAGCTGAACATGCTTAAAAACCTCACTGGATCTGCCATGGCTGGTGCCCTCGGTGGCTTTAACGCCCATGCCAGCAATATCGTCTCAGCTGTATATATAGCCACTGGTCAGGACCCGGCTCAAAATATTGAGAGCTCTCACTGCATCACTATGATGGAGGCCGTAAATGATGGCAAAGACCTCCATATTTCTGTCACCATGCCTTCAATTGAG GTGGGTACAGTAGGAGGAGGAACTCAACTTGCATCTCAATCAGCTTGCTTGAACTTATTAGGAGTAAAAGGTGCCAACAGAGAGGCTCCAGGATCAAATGCAAGGCTATTGGCCACAATAGTAGCAGGTTCAGTTCTTGCCGGTGAGCTATCCCTCATGTCAGCTATCTCAGCTGGGCAGTTGGTTAAGAGTCACATGAAATACAACAGATCAAGCAAAGATGTCACAAAAGAATCGTCATAA